The stretch of DNA gtggtgtgtgtgtagtgATTCCGGGGATTCTCTTATCATACAAGCTTTGATTGGTTTCGTTCTACTTAAAATTGTATCTCTATCTGCTTGATGTGGTGTGCAAATTGCTTGTAAAATTCTTGTAATATTTCGGTAATCTCATCATCTATGGtaagtgtatgtatgttgtatatTTCGTATGCTTTTAGCTTAGGCATAAACGCATAAACGTCTGCTACTAATGAACcacatttgtgttttgttgtttaaatatatttttcttcatttcttttcttttctaaatctatgtatattttctatatagTTTGCATGTATAACGCCAAAAGTTCGGGGTTTATAGCTACGAGTGCTAccaaaaaaacattatttCTCTATAGTTAACTATGCGCATCTTGACTTTCGAATTTCGGCATCGGTTTCAATCGGGATATCTTTTTGATGAATCTTTCGAATTTTCACAGCATTTGTGGTATATGGGTTGTGGGGTTGTTGCTCTCAAAATAAATCCACATAACAACTAATTATATTAGGGGATTATGTTTATGTTCACATGGTTTTAATTGCCTAAACGCAACGCTCAAGTCTGAATTCTGTATTATTGTTATAGTTAAAAACTATTCAAAATTAAAGCTTGTACAGGGCACACACAGATGGTCTCAGGGATGATCAAAGATGGTACAAATGATGGGACCACAATGAAAGGCAAAGTAAAAACTCAAAAGCGAATGGAAATAAACGCACAACACGaaatatacattatatatttacagacacagaaaaaaattaaagaaatgtGAGTACAGTGCAGTCCCGCCAGCAACATAAGAAAACACCGCAGCAAACACAGTCCCAGAACAGCCGATTCCAAAGCAAATTGGAAGGCACTGAGAACCGGGGATATCTGCTGGGGCAGGTGGAACGAACAACACAagtaacaaaacaaaacagaatagGGGAGTAACGGATCGAATCGAACGCTTTAAACCACACAAGCTGAGAAAACTCCCATTACGCGTCAGCCAATGTCCTGCTGGACATTGCCGCCGGAGGatgaggagctgctgccgctagcACGTGGTTGCTGACTGTACCTGTTCGATgactgttgctgtcgctgctccttctgctgttgctcctgaaTGTTAATACTTGGCGGCGTGGTGGGCGTGCAGCTGGTGCCCACAGGGAATGTGTCAGCTTCTTCGTCAAGGATTGCCTGCGTCggctgctgcgcctgcagctCCAATTGCTGCTGATCGGCCAGCATTTTGGCGCTGAGTATGCTCACATAGGTGCGGTAGCGGCGCAGCTGCAGAATAAaccaaatattataatttacaCACATAGAATAGGGCACTGGGGCTCACTTCATATTGCAAATAGCTCTCCTTTTCCTTGTAGTTTTGCAGTGGCAAGCCTTTGCTGGGAATCGGGCCCTTCTTGTGCTCATTTAGCTCTTGCTCTAGCTGCGCCAGCTGCACCTCATGCGACTCCAACTGCTCCTTCtgcaatacaaaatataaaagaaattcCATCAGATTCGGTTCCTTTAATCGCGTTCTTCCCCCATTCCCCATACTTACCACCATTAGTTTGGTCTGCTTGCTGGGCAAGAGTGGACGCTGGAATCGCTTCTGGCTGCCCACACCGCCCTCGAGTGGTGGCGCCGAAATGGCCGCGCACACATAGTTGATCGTCTCGACCCACGAGTGGAGCTCCTTGGAGTCGCTTGTCTGGAAGAGATACTCGGCCTGATCGGACGTCTGCAGACGGAACACATGTTGCTTCTTGGTGTAATCATTGGCCTTGGTGGCTAGGGCGTGATGTATGCGTATTGCATTGTGCAGATTGTCGGACATCTGTGGCATACAAAATAGTTAGAAGTGTTTTAAAATCCCTTCTCACTTCTACTCACTTGACTCTTGCGAAAACCATGCTCATCCTTATGCAAATACAGTACAAGATCACGCAGCGTGCAGTAGAACATCTTCCAGGAGCGTTTGCCAAAGGGAGCTGCCAATGGAAAAAGAGAGTTTTAGGTCATCTATTCAATTAGTAAATCTATTAGTAAATCCTCACTCTTTTTGTAGCTGCTATCGTAGCAGCATTTTCGCATCACATAGCCCTTCTTGTACTCCACAGCGGTGGCCAGTTCGGGTGCATCCAGGAAGGgattttggccaacatttcCCAGTGCATTGTTGCCAGTGCGCTGTTGCAGATCACCCGCATCGTCATCTCTGAAAGAACAAGACCcatttaatgcatttcctTTCAATAAAGAGATTGGTTTGTACTTACAGAGCCCATTCTAGCGGCTTCGTTTTGATGGCCTGATACAATAACTTGAGGATATCCTTGGGAAAGTTCTCGCCATCGTTGAGATCTGCCAGATTGTCCACAAATTCCGCACAGCTCATCTTGCGATTCATATTCTGCCCATGCAGATCCGTGTTCAGCAGCATTATGGCACAGGTCAGTGTGTGCACCGCATCCTGCGAGTTGAAGGTACCCGGATTGCAGTCCAGAAAACGCTTCGAGAAGTGCACTAGGACCCGCTCTCGCTCCTGGGTCTCGCCGGACAGCGAGAACTGTTGCAGGAACTCGCGCAGTGACTGATCCAGCGACTTTTTCTCAAAGGTGAAATGCTTTAGATACTCATCGGCTACCGCCCTGCTAAAGTCGTTGCTGAAACGAAATCCAAAATGAGTCAAACGGTTCTCCACATGATCTGTGGCACTCACTTCTTGCTGAGATGTCGGGAGACGTCGCTCTTTTTGAAACCATCGAGAGAATACAGTCTTTTGGCCAGGCGTATGGCCGAGGGCATGTCCACAGCCTTGGGCGAGTAATGGTAGGAGTGCAGCGATTCCACATCGCTGCCATCATCGGAAACGGGTGGAGACGCGTCTCGCATACCCTGCGCCCCTGCCCCCGCACCCGACGACATCGTTGCATGCGGCTGCTCATCCGTCAGCGTGACCACATCGTCATCGGACCGAGCcgcactgccaccgccaccgccgttGTTGTCCATGCCGCGCACTTGGATGACCACCTTGTGCTCCGACtgatctctgtctctgtcccgagtctgctgctgctgggcacgcagctgctgtttgagctgctggcgctgcaggGCGGCCCCATCCGAGACGAGTATGGTGGAGTCCGAGTCACTGGGATCGCTAAGTACCATGCCGCCTAGAATATCGCGAGAACTCAATAAGTTATCGTCGTCTTGGTAGTCGGGACTAGATATATTCGAAATGGCCTCTGAGACGCTCAAATCGTTGCCACAACCActaacaccaccaccaccgccgccagcaCCATTGCCAGCCCCTGGACAGGTTAGCAGACCGGGCATGCCAGTGGGCGGCTGCAGGAAGGCTTGTCCGCCGttttctcgctgctgctgctgctggtccacTGCCTGACCATTGCCACCTAGGGCACCCTTCGAGCCCGATGAGGACATCACCGACGAGGACACCGATGTGGGGGAGGCCGGACTGCCTGCAGCCGAATGCTGCGGCGACGAACTAATGGAACTTGAATGTGAATTTGAATGCGATTGCTGACCGTagagttgctgctgttgttgctgttgttgctgctgatgatgttgctgctgctgatgatgttgctgctgttgttgcaatagtaattgttgctgctgctgttgctggagctgttgctgcgcctgctgctgttggatcTGCTGCAACTGATGTGGCTGCAGTGGTGCATTATAGGTCCACACAATCCGATCTCGATCCGATGCCTAGATAGGGTTTGGGTGTATATAAAAAACAGAGATTAGTATTCGAATGTGTACTATCAAAATATGTAATTTCAagattcgtttttttttttatttcgattAAGGTTTAAGGTTATTTTTGATGGCTCtcgaatttccattttgccgTTGCCCAATCTCACTCTGAGGAGAGTCCtaaacaattgcaaaagtggcatttgttgtgtttgaagcgttctctgtgtttttttttctttttcttttttttcgctgtgtgtcctgtgtctgtGGTATGCGTATGCAGCAGGTGTACGACAAGTATttggtgtgtatgtgtgtggataGGTGTTTTGTTTCCTCATTGATCCACATACGATATAGAGTATGTTTTGCAAAATCTTTTAGACTACTATCAATCAATTTCTACATATACAAAACTGTTCCAAGCGCAggcaaagaaatcaaaaattgGCAACTTAAAAAAAGATCACAAAGAGATCGAAATCAAAAAGAGTCAAAGATCACATTAATCGGCATGCCAACTATGCAACATGGCAACCTTTTTGCATAGGATAtagtttaatttgttgctgcagttgccgcCTCTGATCATCTTCTTGTTAGTTCTCGCTGCAGTCGTTTCTATCGTTATAGTTGCTGTTGCCCCACTGCTTTCGCACTCGCTCTCGATCTCGGCCTCGGTGCTCTCGGTGCTCTCGCTGCTATTGTTGTTCCCTATTGCTGCTGTAGTTGTGggactgttgttgttgcagctatTCAGCGGTTCACTCTCGATTTCAATCTCGTTCTCGTTGTTGTTCAACGCCGACGAGTTGTGGACAATTGTCGCCACCGACGATACAGTGGTGGCCGTCGACTAGAAAGCTCACACGTTCATGGACATTAAATTGCGCACGTGTCAAATTTGAGAtagttgagagagagagagtcaaaaTATGAGAAACAAGAGAGAACGGAGAAcagagaaaacgaaaagaagaaagaTACACGAAACAAGAGAGTAAGATAGACAGAGTTGTTTAGTAGTAAGTAGGAAAGATTAAAGTAACGTGTGGCAATGAACAACGAGTAATGGAAGGTAGTAAGTGGGATAGGTACAAACTAACGAGTGGGAGTTTAATGGATAGGATATAAAAGTACCGAGTAATGAGTGGGAACTACCGGGAATAGGGCGGGGAATGCATATGGAATCGTATATGCAATATGATTTATAGAACAATGCAATGATTTTACAGtcaaatatatacacacatacgacAACAGCTACAGTAACCAGAGTTAACGGCAAACTGAACTCTACAAAGCACTTCAAACGGTAGGGAGTTTCAACGGGTTGGCGAGGATTGTACGGATTACTACATGatcgagagagacagagagacgtgGAACCGTatgtgtgttattttttggcaAGGTGGGGGAGCTGGGGTAGATCGATCTGGTGGAAAGTTCGACGTGGCACACTAGCGACGGTATTTCATCTATGGCCTATCGCCATCTATGGGCGGCTAGATATCTATCCAGCGATTGGAGGGGATGTGGTAGTACATGGTGCGCTCGACTCGACGCCTCACCTGCGAGTCCTCGGAGTCCTGACGCGTGTCCAGCAGCGTATTGAGTGAACTATTCACATCCTCATCAATGTCGATGGGTATCACAGCCGCAATGCCCTCGCgctggatctgctgcagaTGATCCTCGGACTTGCTGGTGCGGAAGCCGGCGGCATCACATTTGCGCACCACATGCCCATTGTGATGGCGTCGCACAACAACGACACCAGCGGCCCCGCTACTCGACTCTGGGGCCAAAGAGCTCGGCTCCGGGCTGGTGGGCACCGAATTGGCCGTCTCCTTGTCGATCAGAGGCGTCGACAGTGAAATGGGTGATGTTGGCACTGAGAAGGAGGTCTCGTCCTGCGAGGTATTGGCTGCGCCCAGGCCAACGCCCATTGGCATGCCGCCGCCCGCCTCGCTCTTTACCGTTGCGGACGAGGTGGAGCCCGAGGCAGAGTAGCCGGGCATACGAGCAGCACAATCGACAGCATCTCGattgcgcagctgctgctgtcgcgtTGCGGCACGCTGCTTGAGGGCACGAAGTCGCTGCTTCGTAGAGCCGGAGCCCAGCGAATTTGTCGAGTAATCCTCGTCGCCGGCATCGTTATCCTCCTCGTCGtaggcatcatcatcatcatcgtcgtcctcGACCAGACACTGCCGATCGCTGTTATCCTCATCTCCGCGTCCCATCCCGCTCTGGTACGTCTCTATGTTGGTGATGTCGTAGTGGGTCTGATCCTCCTCGCGCTCCtcttccgcctccgcctcagcTTCAacctcctgttcctgctcctcgtCCAGCTCATCCTCGTTCTGGTAGTACTCGtatcgttgctgttgctgctgctggcgataacgctgctgctgctgacgttgCCGCTGGTGCTTGCTGTCCTCCTCTAGGACATATTCGCCCTCCTCATCACGCTCTAGCTCCTCGCACATCAACAGCGTGTCATTTGTGAGTGAATCCTTGCggttgtagctgttgttgatgctgtcccgctgctgctgctggtggtgctgctgcggctgctgtttgcGCTGCTGCTTCGCCTCACGCTTCACCGAATCCGAGCTGGTGTTGGTGGGCGAGTCCACCGAGGAAGAGGATGTGGGCGATGATTCACCCGATGCTCGTGGCGCTAGGGCGCCATTCATCCGGGAATTTGGCAGACGAATCGGCGAATCCCGCAGACTGTCAACCTGCAAAGGAAAATGTGGGTTTCGGTAAGAGAAATCTCGTCCGATTTTCGTTCCTTTACTCACTTTCTTGGCCTGGGTCGTTAGGTGATTGCTGGTCTGTGGTGTCCTGGACAGATTCAAGATCAGATCTCCCGTCATCATGTAAGCCTCAAAGCGTGGCGCCTTCGCCGGCTGCGGTGGCGCCGAATTCGGTTCTGGCTCCCTGTCTGTGTCCGGCTCTCGCTCCGTAGAGATTCGCGGCCGGGCGACGGGACTGCCGCTGTAGCTGTTGGAATGCTGCAACGATTGCGGTGGCAGCTGGGAGTTGTGTGCACTtccgttaccgttaccgttaccgttgCCGTTACCGTTCGATGCCTTTGTGGGGATCTGGGAGGATCGTGGCCGCTTGTTCTGTGGCGAATGCAGCACGGGCACGGGCTTGGGCGCTGGGCACTTTCGCGCCTGTGGAATGCGTGAGGGTCGGTGCGTGGGCGAGGTGGCGTCCGAGCCCGTTGGCGATGTTGGTGCTGCACTAGTGGTGATGGTTGATGTCGTCTGAACGGTGGTCTCCACCACTTTTATCTTGGTGGAGCTGGCCGAGGAGttgcggctgtgtgtgtgggtggtcgTTGTGGTGGATCCACTCGCCAGCAGCGGCGAGGAGTTCTGCCGCAGCGATGGCAAGTGTGTGGGCGACTTGAAGCGCAgtccgctggctgctggagaagATCCCTTGCTGTTGTTCGGACGATGGTTAGGCGAGGAATTggcgctgtggctgctgttgtagtCGTAGATGTTGGGAGATTCAATATCCACATAGTGTGGACTCTGTGTGTTGGCCAGCTGCTCTTTAATGCGTGCCTTAAGCTTGGGATCTAATGGAAGATGATTAGAGCATGATTAGATTTATTTCTATAGACTTTTCTTGAGATTCCATTTACCTCGCTTCAGTTCCAAGGTCACCAACTGTTCCGACAGACGCAGGCATTTGAGAACTATTgcaaaaagataaagaaaacatttgttagttgctgctgtttcctgAAAGATGTTTCTTTATGCTATAACTTACCTTCCTTCGTTGTATAGCGATGGACATCAGTTCCGTTGACTTTGAGGATGACATCCCCGGCTTCAACCTGCAAAAATATGTGTATGGTTGTCGTTAGTTCCGGCCGTAATCGAATCACTCGACAACAAAAGGTCTTATtgattttctctttttgggttttcggttttttgcaCGCCGCCGTCTGTCTGCCCATCCAGCAAACACTATGGCTGTGTCGACTGTCGGCACTTGTaaactatttttaattttcttctCGATGGGCCTTCAACGCAACGCAATAGTGaacagaaagaacaacaacagcaaaaaacaaaaaaacagcaacggcaacaaggAAAATAGGAAAATAACATGAAATCACAACGtgggcctcctcctcccgTCTATTTCCACTTCCACCGGCAACGACATTGGCGCCTTATTTACTTGCTGACGTAGAAGCCAACGATGGAATGAGCGTCTCCGGAGGAGACGTCACACTCAGTGTCCGTGGCGGAATGGTACGAGTGCGCGTCGTACGCTAATATGCTCCACCACATGGATTATTCAATAAATGGTGAGACCTCCTAGCATAGAGAGGGGAACCAAAATACGACACGCGCCAGGCGCCATCTTCTTCGTCATGCAAaatgcatcagcagcagcggcaggtaCACAGCAGCATTACTTGTATTGCATAATTAGTTTTCCTGCTTCCCTCACTTGtgtattaaatttattattaatgtttttttggggAGTAAAGCGTTGCCGCCTCTTCGGTCTCTCGAGGGTTTGTTTCCACTTGGCAGCCGAGATGGCAAAGGGGCcgcaattaaaaactaaaagtcTCACTAATTTATGCGCTCTGCTCTCCAAAGTTCGTTTACAATAAGACCGAGCGAGCGACGGAGAGACGGAGGCGAAGGCGTCAGCTGAGCATGAAGCGAGAGCACGTTCAGTCTGCACCGACAGAGCAACCGGCTGCACAACtaaaaaataagagagagagagagagagagagcgagagagcgcccAAGAGAACTGGTGCAAAGAGACGCGGATTCTGTGTTCTTGTGGGAGGttgaaatgcaattcaattaaaactgtgtttaatttaattgcttccCAAAAAAGTTCTTTATATAACCAACCCCAAGGTTACATCCCATGGGAAAGGGCAGGAATGCAAAGAAAGTGGATTTGGGGGATTAAAGCAATTTCTAGCCAAAAGAAAGTCTCAAATCCGTAATGCAAATTTGATGTTTCCCCTTCCCCAAGACACTTCCACTATCGGACGGTGGATTGACAGCATCTCAGCATGGGAGTACCAGCGCGCACTCATCTCCTCTTGCACTCACAAAACATGTTTCTGCGATAACAAGCTACGATTAATGACTTACAGCAAAGGTgaaggctctctctctctagctctccttctctcttctccttccctctccctcaccATCATCTTCATCGGATATTCGATTAGGCAGtttacaaacacaaacacaatgcagcagcaggtgcacaCTTCTCCCCTCTCCGCTAGTCTAGTCGTGTGCTCATGCAaatcagcacacacacacgagtacacttcttttgcatttcactttcacGCGTTCGAGGGGGAGAGAGGCGTTGGCGTcagagcagaggcaaagcAGTTGaaccaggcagaggcaggcgcAAGCAGTCAAGCAAGCAGGAGAGTCAACCagcagagcaggcagaaaCCCGGTTAAAAGTTAAATCAATCAGTTACACTCGATTGCAGCAGGCAGGTCCAACCCCTTCTCCAACCCACACTACCCACCCCAGCTCTCTTCTTCCTCACTTCACCCTTGGATGCAACGCTCACagcacaaattgaaattggtttgaattgatttgttttccaaTGACACTTTGGAGAGTGTTTTTTTCGTGCACTTCCTACGGCACATTCCCATCTCTCAtcttcgatttgtttgttatCTGCGAGAGACATCTCGCTCGCACACCGTATTGGAACTTACGGCACTTTAAGGGCGTTGCCAGATGCAGAAAAAGTGCACATGCACTGGACTAGGGTTCACAGAACTGGACATTAAGTTAACCCTGGGAATACATAAcagggaaaacaaaaagaaaacaagacaCACATTTATTGGTTCTAGGCCAACATTAACTCAACATTAAAGCAAATAACGGAAATCTTATCAGTTTTTTCTCCTTCCTAATACACAATACATACTCAATAATCTCTTGGGAATAACAATTTAACCCATTGACAACCTCATAGTTTTATCAATTTGAGTAATTTTAGCATTCTTTCCTCACATTCGACTATCAATTAATGAGCTCTTGAATCAGCAATTAATGTCGAGTTTTATGGTTACTCCGTTTGTTATTTCGGAAGTGTTGCACAAAAGATACAATATTTAATGTGTATAGATGTCCATATATAGATTTATGTTCAATGACGTTTTATTGACACATCGCCACCGACTTGTTCCAATATCAAttaacaatagcaacaatcGAACGCCCACTCACTAATATGTATAGCGGGTAAACAAGGcaattgattgactgactCTACGAGTACGATTACGAGTATTGGTGGCGACGACCTATTCAAGTACAGACCTCTGTGCCTGTGCACTACCTTCACCGTTATAAGTCGAGGTAGATGTCGATGtgaatgtttttgttgctgcagagTCGTTGACAGGCTGCAGTAATAGAAAAACCCACTAACCTCCTTTGCTGCTGGGCAGAAAAATCAATGTTAGGCGCAGATAAACCCAAGCACCCAACGCCTCCATAGGCGTTGGGCtgggcaaaaaaaagaaacgaaaatatGTGGAGTCGCAGCCAGAGGTAGACTTTAGCAGGCGGCAGGTGGAACGACATTCGAGTAGTAGACTTATGGCTCACTCAACTAAACATTTCTGCCATTtctttgcaatttgcattctCGTGTCATTTTCAAACTGTGATAGACAGTGTCCTATAAATGGGACATATTCCAGTGTCCTGTGTCAACCATTTATCAGGCGGCACATCAATCACATCACACTCGGTATTTGGTGTTAAAATAAGTGACATTTAGTGCGAATTTTACCGGTTGATTGGAATAGTGACGGCACACAAGGTCATCGGAATAGAATAagcaatatattttaatgattttctGTATCAAATACTACATTCCAAATGAATTTATACTTTCTCTTATAGGAAACGTGAGAATCAAAGTCATTCGTATCAGTAAATAACCCTGGAAAAGGGTTATGTATTACTCGAACACAATTGAAAATTCGTACAACCCTCAGTATTACACATGTAATTCTAGTAATTGTCTTTCACAAACAGCATTTCCTCTATTGTTCCCTTGTTTGATTGATATTCATATCATTTTTCAACCCTGGTCgataacaaacacacacacaaacacaactaCACAGCTCCCCTCCTTTCTGCACtggtttattgttgttttattCAATATTCCAACGACCTTGCCGGCCTGGCTCCCCCACATTTATTGTGGATTTCCTTTCATATTTGCGCACGCcgtcgaaaaaaaaaacaagaaataaaagagaatCAAATTAGCATGGAATGAATGGTTTATTTCATTATcgcgctgctctctctctctctccctctctcgagtggctgaggctgatgaTTGTGTAATCGCGGGAATCGGAAGTCACCGAAACGGTGATGTTATCGCTGCGATGCGTCCGTCCCTTCCCCCCACTAACACTTAATAATGTCAAACAAAGAGGGGAGAGGTAGGGTGGGTGCTGCTTTGTAGCGTTGCGACGGCCTGGAACCTGACCTATTGTGATACCTAATAATGTGCGAAATGCCACAGAAACTAGCGGCGACTGTTGACTGGCTGTTGATTGAGTGATTCCATGGCATGCCCCCACTTGACAGGAGCTGGAATCGGAAATTGCTTTCGCACTTACCGCAATTTGAGAAACCTTCCCACATGTTCTCTATCATCCACTTACTTTctatcactctctctctctctctgtaactAATTTAGAGCCAGTTGTTCCTGTCAATTATTCGAGCCAAGCTTTCAATTTGCTGCCCTCctacatttcaatttgtgggAAACTCAATGAAGAAACCATGTATCAAGTCACTCATCTGCCAATTCAtctctttaattaaatttgcactCGCTTATTTTGCAGCATCAAGGCAAAGTATCGATTGCGCAACAAGACTTCTTTCTTGGCCACACAAAATTGGCAATAATTTAGGATATTCTTCCCTCTTCTCCCTATCGTCAAATAttcgaaataaattgaaaattagcACAAAACATGCACGAAAATGCCAGGAATTTTACTATATTTACCATATTttccaaacaaacaacaaaaccagcgaaaatgttttgttgctgGCGATGTTTGCAAAACGCATAAAACTGACtgcaacaggaacaacaagcTGAAGAGAATGGTATTGCGAATACAGAGATACCCTCTAGAAGGAATTTAGATATCATATTATCGTAATCATATTAAACTAACACAAGGAAAATAGAGAGAATCTAAAGATTCAatcttgtatttttttctaaATCAAAGCAAGAATATTTATAGTTTGCCACATAAATACCATATACCCACAGGTATCCCCTCTAATAATGGGGGGTTTACAAAATagagccaggcagcagcaacaacatcaagaAATGTTTTCGCAAACAAGTTGGCCAACGATACACTTAAAAGTTGTGTATGTATTGCGCCGCATTCTAGGATTCGAGCggctttctgtttttgtttgtttttttggacttttattttaaacagtcgacagcaacaaaagcaatggTGCATGTGCCTAGATTCTAGGCCCTAGAAGCatggtttatttttgctattgatttgcatttgcatatgtatttgccttggctgttgttgtctgtTGCAATTTCTGTGCGCATTTTCGTTGCACTGCTGCGAATGTGGgccacaaaaacgaaataGAGAGCAAATTCCAAGCCGGCCGGCCGGCAGGCCACTTTGCATCTAATTGAGGAGAGCCCACTCT from Drosophila subobscura isolate 14011-0131.10 chromosome O, UCBerk_Dsub_1.0, whole genome shotgun sequence encodes:
- the LOC117898814 gene encoding PH and SEC7 domain-containing protein isoform X2, which encodes MTEELKVVLRRSEQHSGFGFSLLGSTGPPHVIYDIVENSPAADCGSVEAGDVILKVNGTDVHRYTTKEVLKCLRLSEQLVTLELKRDPKLKARIKEQLANTQSPHYVDIESPNIYDYNSSHSANSSPNHRPNNSKGSSPAASGLRFKSPTHLPSLRQNSSPLLASGSTTTTTHTHSRNSSASSTKIKVVETTVQTTSTITTSAAPTSPTGSDATSPTHRPSRIPQARKCPAPKPVPVLHSPQNKRPRSSQIPTKASNGNGNGNGNGNGSAHNSQLPPQSLQHSNSYSGSPVARPRISTEREPDTDREPEPNSAPPQPAKAPRFEAYMMTGDLILNLSRTPQTSNHLTTQAKKVDSLRDSPIRLPNSRMNGALAPRASGESSPTSSSSVDSPTNTSSDSVKREAKQQRKQQPQQHHQQQQRDSINNSYNRKDSLTNDTLLMCEELERDEEGEYVLEEDSKHQRQRQQQQRYRQQQQQQRYEYYQNEDELDEEQEQEVEAEAEAEEEREEDQTHYDITNIETYQSGMGRGDEDNSDRQCLVEDDDDDDDAYDEEDNDAGDEDYSTNSLGSGSTKQRLRALKQRAATRQQQLRNRDAVDCAARMPGYSASGSTSSATVKSEAGGGMPMGVGLGAANTSQDETSFSVPTSPISLSTPLIDKETANSVPTSPEPSSLAPESSSGAAGVVVVRRHHNGHVVRKCDAAGFRTSKSEDHLQQIQREGIAAVIPIDIDEDVNSSLNTLLDTRQDSEDSQSTATTVSSVATIVHNSSALNNNENEIEIESEPLNSCNNNSPTTTAAIGNNNSSESTESTEAEIESECESSGATATITIETTAARTNKKMIRGGNCSNKLNYILCKKASDRDRIVWTYNAPLQPHQLQQIQQQQAQQQLQQQQQQQLLLQQQQQHHQQQQHHQQQQQQQQQQLYGQQSHSNSHSSSISSSPQHSAAGSPASPTSVSSSVMSSSGSKGALGGNGQAVDQQQQQRENGGQAFLQPPTGMPGLLTCPGAGNGAGGGGGGVSGCGNDLSVSEAISNISSPDYQDDDNLLSSRDILGGMVLSDPSDSDSTILVSDGAALQRQQLKQQLRAQQQQTRDRDRDQSEHKVVIQVRGMDNNGGGGGSAARSDDDVVTLTDEQPHATMSSGAGAGAQGMRDASPPVSDDGSDVESLHSYHYSPKAVDMPSAIRLAKRLYSLDGFKKSDVSRHLSKNNDFSRAVADEYLKHFTFEKKSLDQSLREFLQQFSLSGETQERERVLVHFSKRFLDCNPGTFNSQDAVHTLTCAIMLLNTDLHGQNMNRKMSCAEFVDNLADLNDGENFPKDILKLLYQAIKTKPLEWALDDDAGDLQQRTGNNALGNVGQNPFLDAPELATAVEYKKGYVMRKCCYDSSYKKTPFGKRSWKMFYCTLRDLVLYLHKDEHGFRKSQMSDNLHNAIRIHHALATKANDYTKKQHVFRLQTSDQAEYLFQTSDSKELHSWVETINYVCAAISAPPLEGGVGSQKRFQRPLLPSKQTKLMVKEQLESHEVQLAQLEQELNEHKKGPIPSKGLPLQNYKEKESYLQYELRRYRTYVSILSAKMLADQQQLELQAQQPTQAILDEEADTFPVGTSCTPTTPPSINIQEQQQKEQRQQQSSNRWLDVFCCCSVLWRHFYHSKSL